A single region of the Bacillus cereus genome encodes:
- a CDS encoding sugar phosphate nucleotidyltransferase, translated as MKGIILAGGTGSRLYPITKVTNKHLLPVGRYPMIYHAVYKMKQCEITDIMIITGKEHMGDVVSFLGSGHEFGVSFTYRVQDIAGGIAQALGLCEDFIGDDRMVVILGDNIFSDDIRPYVEEFTKQKEGAKVLLQSVEDPERFGVAHIQNKKIIEIEEKPTEPKSSYAVTGIYLYDSKVFTYIKELKPSARGELEITDINNWYLKRGVLTYNEMSGWWTDAGTHASLQRANTLARDINFGKQFNGE; from the coding sequence GTGAAAGGAATTATTTTAGCAGGTGGTACTGGATCGAGACTATATCCAATAACGAAAGTAACAAATAAACATTTGCTTCCTGTTGGGCGGTATCCAATGATTTATCATGCGGTATATAAGATGAAACAATGCGAGATTACAGATATTATGATTATTACAGGCAAAGAACATATGGGAGATGTTGTTAGTTTCTTAGGAAGTGGTCACGAATTTGGTGTGTCCTTTACGTATCGTGTGCAAGATATAGCGGGCGGAATTGCACAAGCGTTAGGGCTTTGTGAGGATTTTATCGGGGACGATCGCATGGTAGTTATATTAGGAGATAATATTTTTTCAGATGATATTCGTCCATATGTTGAGGAGTTTACAAAGCAAAAAGAAGGTGCAAAAGTACTGCTTCAATCTGTAGAAGATCCTGAAAGATTTGGTGTAGCGCATATTCAAAACAAAAAAATAATTGAAATTGAAGAAAAGCCGACGGAACCGAAAAGTTCCTATGCTGTTACAGGAATTTATTTGTATGATTCGAAAGTTTTTACTTATATAAAAGAATTAAAACCTTCCGCAAGGGGAGAACTTGAAATTACAGATATAAATAATTGGTATTTAAAACGAGGGGTACTTACTTATAACGAAATGAGCGGCTGGTGGACGGATGCGGGAACTCATGCTTCTCTTCAAAGGGCGAATACGCTAGCCCGAGATATAAACTTTGGGAAACAGTTTAACGGAGAATAG
- the rfbC gene encoding dTDP-4-dehydrorhamnose 3,5-epimerase, whose translation MKVVETNFTDAKLLEPRLFGDERGFFTESYNKKVLETLGITYSFVQDNVSYSAQAGTIRGLHFQKNPKAQTKLIQVMQGAIYDVIVDLRKDSPTFKQWKGYILSADNHRQLLVPKGFAHGFCTLVPHTIVMYKVDEYYSAQHDSGLLWEDKELAIPWPVTNPILSDKDRILPSLQEYEDSF comes from the coding sequence ATGAAAGTTGTAGAAACAAACTTTACCGATGCAAAATTGTTAGAACCGAGGTTATTTGGAGATGAGCGTGGCTTTTTTACAGAGAGTTATAATAAGAAGGTGCTAGAAACATTAGGGATTACGTATTCATTTGTACAAGATAACGTATCTTATTCAGCACAGGCAGGAACGATTCGAGGATTGCACTTTCAAAAAAATCCGAAAGCACAAACGAAACTCATTCAAGTTATGCAAGGGGCAATTTACGACGTTATCGTTGATTTGCGAAAAGATTCACCAACATTTAAACAGTGGAAAGGATATATTTTAAGTGCGGATAATCATCGGCAATTATTGGTGCCAAAAGGATTTGCGCACGGGTTTTGTACGCTTGTTCCACATACTATTGTTATGTATAAAGTAGATGAGTATTATAGTGCACAGCATGACTCGGGATTACTTTGGGAGGATAAAGAATTAGCAATTCCATGGCCGGTAACAAATCCTATCTTATCTGATAAGGATCGAATATTACCATCACTTCAGGAATATGAAGATAGTTTTTAA
- the rfbB gene encoding dTDP-glucose 4,6-dehydratase yields MNILITGGAGFIGSNFVHYMLQSYETYKIINFDALTYSGNLNNVKSIQEHPNYSFVKGKIQNGELLEHVIKERDVQVIVNFAAESHVDRSIENPIPFYDTNVIGTVTLLELVKKYPHIKFVQVSTDEVYGSLGKTGKFTEETPLAPNSPYSSSKASADMIALSYYKTYQLPVIVTRCSNNYGPYQYPEKLIPLMVTNALEGKKLPLYGDGLNIRDWLHVTDHCRAIDIVLHKGCVGEVYNIGGNNEKTNVEVVEQIITLLGKTKKDIEYVTDRLGHDRRYAIDAEKMKNEFDWEPKYTFEQGLQETVHWYEKNKEWWKPLKEQ; encoded by the coding sequence ATGAATATATTAATAACAGGTGGAGCTGGATTTATTGGAAGTAATTTTGTTCATTACATGCTGCAAAGCTATGAAACATATAAAATCATTAATTTCGATGCATTAACATATAGCGGGAATTTGAATAATGTAAAGTCTATTCAAGAGCATCCTAATTACTCTTTTGTAAAAGGGAAAATTCAAAATGGAGAGCTGCTGGAGCATGTTATTAAAGAGCGTGATGTGCAAGTAATTGTTAATTTTGCAGCTGAATCACATGTGGACCGTAGTATTGAAAATCCGATTCCCTTTTACGATACGAATGTAATCGGGACAGTCACTTTATTAGAATTAGTGAAAAAGTATCCGCATATTAAGTTCGTGCAAGTATCAACAGATGAAGTATACGGTTCTTTAGGGAAAACAGGAAAGTTTACCGAGGAAACCCCGTTAGCTCCAAATAGTCCGTATTCTTCAAGTAAGGCGAGCGCCGACATGATAGCTTTATCTTATTATAAAACATATCAATTACCAGTTATAGTAACGCGTTGTTCCAATAATTATGGACCGTACCAATATCCTGAAAAGTTAATTCCATTAATGGTTACGAATGCACTGGAAGGAAAAAAACTACCGTTATATGGTGATGGCTTAAATATAAGAGACTGGTTACATGTAACAGATCATTGTCGTGCGATTGATATTGTTTTGCATAAGGGATGTGTAGGAGAGGTATATAACATAGGGGGGAATAACGAAAAAACAAATGTAGAAGTTGTGGAACAAATTATTACTCTCTTAGGAAAAACAAAAAAAGACATTGAATATGTTACGGACCGTTTAGGGCACGATCGCCGTTATGCGATTGATGCAGAGAAAATGAAGAACGAATTTGATTGGGAGCCGAAATATACGTTCGAACAAGGATTACAAGAGACGGTGCATTGGTATGAAAAGAATAAGGAATGGTGGAAACCATTAAAAGAACAGTAA
- the rfbD gene encoding dTDP-4-dehydrorhamnose reductase: MKERIIITGANGQLGKQLQEELNPEEYDIYPFDKKLLDVTNISRIQQVVQEINPHIIIHCAAYTKVDHAEKEQDLAYLINAIGARNIAVASQLVGAKLVYISTDYVFQGDRPDGYDEFYSPAPINIYGASKYAGEQFVKELHNKYFIVRTSWLYGKYGNNFVKTMMRLGKEREELSVVADQIGSPTYVADLNVIINKLIHTSLYGTYHVSNRGSCSWFEFAQKIFLYANMKVNVLPVSTEEFGSAAARPKYSIFQHSMLRLNGFAQMPSWEEGLERFFIETKSH; encoded by the coding sequence ATGAAAGAGCGGATTATCATAACAGGAGCAAATGGTCAATTAGGAAAGCAACTACAAGAAGAGTTAAATCCTGAAGAATATGACATATATCCATTTGATAAAAAGTTACTAGATGTAACAAATATATCCCGAATTCAGCAAGTGGTACAAGAAATAAATCCACATATAATTATTCATTGTGCAGCATATACGAAAGTTGATCATGCTGAGAAAGAACAGGATCTTGCTTATTTAATCAATGCAATAGGAGCTCGAAATATAGCGGTTGCTTCACAATTAGTAGGAGCAAAGTTAGTTTACATTAGTACTGATTATGTATTTCAGGGCGACAGACCGGATGGATACGATGAATTTTATAGTCCAGCGCCGATAAATATATACGGAGCTTCTAAGTATGCAGGAGAGCAGTTCGTCAAAGAGTTACATAATAAATATTTTATCGTTCGTACGTCGTGGCTATATGGTAAGTATGGAAATAATTTTGTGAAAACGATGATGCGATTAGGTAAGGAAAGAGAAGAACTATCTGTTGTAGCGGATCAAATCGGTTCTCCTACGTATGTGGCAGATTTAAATGTGATTATTAATAAGCTCATTCATACTTCTTTATACGGTACGTATCATGTATCAAATAGAGGCTCATGTTCTTGGTTTGAATTTGCTCAAAAAATATTTTTGTATGCAAATATGAAAGTGAATGTATTACCTGTTTCAACCGAAGAATTTGGATCGGCGGCTGCAAGGCCAAAATATTCTATCTTTCAACATAGTATGCTTAGGTTAAATGGTTTTGCACAAATGCCTTCTTGGGAAGAAGGATTAGAGCGTTTTTTTATAGAAACAAAAAGTCATTAA
- the fabI gene encoding enoyl-ACP reductase FabI, translating to MELLQGKTFVVMGVANQRSIAWGIARSLHNAGAKLIFTYAGERLERNVRELADTLEGQESLVLPCDVTNDEELTACFETIKQEVGTIHGVAHCIAFANRDDLKGEFVDTSRDGFLLAQNISAFSLTAVAREAKKVMTEGGNILTLTYLGGERVVKNYNVMGVAKASLEASVKYLANDLGQHGIRVNAISAGPIRTLSAKGVGDFNSILREIEERAPLRRTTTPEEVGDTAVFLFSDLARGVTGENIHVDSGYHILG from the coding sequence ATGGAACTATTACAAGGGAAAACATTTGTTGTTATGGGCGTTGCGAACCAAAGAAGTATTGCGTGGGGAATTGCTCGCTCTTTGCATAATGCAGGTGCAAAATTAATTTTCACATATGCAGGAGAACGTTTAGAAAGAAACGTTCGTGAATTAGCGGACACATTAGAAGGACAAGAATCACTTGTATTACCTTGTGATGTAACGAATGATGAAGAACTGACAGCTTGCTTTGAAACGATTAAGCAAGAAGTTGGTACAATTCACGGTGTTGCACACTGTATTGCTTTTGCAAATCGTGACGATTTAAAAGGCGAATTTGTAGATACTTCTCGCGATGGATTTTTACTTGCACAAAATATTAGTGCATTCTCTTTAACAGCTGTAGCAAGAGAAGCGAAAAAAGTGATGACAGAGGGCGGAAATATTTTAACTTTAACATACCTTGGCGGAGAGCGCGTTGTGAAAAACTATAACGTTATGGGTGTTGCGAAAGCTTCATTAGAAGCGAGCGTAAAATATTTAGCGAACGATTTAGGCCAACATGGCATTCGCGTTAACGCTATTTCTGCAGGACCAATTCGTACGTTATCTGCGAAAGGTGTAGGCGACTTTAACTCAATCTTAAGAGAAATTGAGGAGCGCGCACCACTTCGTCGCACAACAACTCCAGAAGAAGTTGGCGATACAGCAGTGTTCTTATTCAGTGATTTAGCACGCGGCGTAACAGGAGAAAACATTCACGTTGATTCAGGATATCATATCCTAGGGTAA
- a CDS encoding spore coat CotO family protein, translating into MEVGGTSVKNKNKSSTVGKPLLYIAQVNLELATPKIKRIILTNFENEEQKEKSNRNENIVSSAVEEVIEQEQQVEEKIEEAQEEQQEQEEKEPVRTVPYNKSFKDMNNDEKIHFLLNRPHYIPKVRCRIKTATVSYVGSIISYRNGIVFIMPQNSMRDIRLSIDDIQSISMAGF; encoded by the coding sequence ATGGAAGTGGGAGGGACGAGTGTGAAGAATAAAAATAAAAGTTCAACAGTTGGAAAACCGTTGTTATATATTGCGCAAGTAAATTTAGAACTCGCTACACCGAAAATAAAAAGAATTATCTTAACAAACTTTGAAAATGAGGAGCAAAAAGAGAAAAGTAATAGAAATGAAAATATTGTAAGTAGTGCTGTGGAAGAGGTAATAGAACAAGAGCAACAAGTAGAAGAAAAAATAGAAGAAGCACAAGAAGAGCAACAAGAGCAAGAAGAGAAAGAGCCAGTGAGAACGGTCCCGTATAATAAATCATTCAAGGATATGAATAATGATGAAAAAATTCATTTTTTATTAAATCGCCCTCATTATATTCCGAAAGTAAGGTGCAGAATAAAAACAGCTACAGTCTCATATGTTGGATCGATAATATCGTATCGTAATGGCATTGTATTCATTATGCCGCAAAATAGTATGAGAGATATTAGGTTGTCTATAGATGATATCCAATCGATTAGTATGGCCGGCTTTTAA
- the exsY gene encoding exosporium assembly protein ExsY — translation MSCNENKHHSSSHCVVDVVKFINELQDCSTTTCGSGCEIPFLGAHNTASVANTRPFILYTKAGTPFEAFAPSASLTSCQSPIFRVESVDDDSCAVLRVLTVVLGDGSTIPPNDNPICTFLAVPNARLVSTSTCITVDLSCFCAIQCLRDVSI, via the coding sequence ATGAGTTGTAACGAAAATAAACACCATAGCTCTTCTCATTGTGTAGTTGACGTTGTAAAATTCATCAATGAACTACAAGATTGTTCTACTACGACGTGTGGATCTGGTTGTGAAATCCCATTTTTAGGAGCACACAATACTGCATCAGTAGCAAATACACGCCCTTTTATTTTATACACAAAAGCTGGAACGCCATTTGAAGCATTTGCACCATCTGCAAGCCTTACTAGCTGCCAATCTCCAATTTTCCGTGTGGAAAGCGTAGACGATGATAGCTGTGCGGTGCTGCGTGTGTTAACTGTAGTATTAGGTGATGGCTCTACTATACCGCCTAATGACAATCCAATTTGTACGTTTTTAGCTGTACCAAATGCAAGACTAGTATCAACATCTACTTGCATTACTGTTGATTTAAGCTGTTTCTGTGCTATTCAATGCTTACGCGACGTTTCTATCTAA
- a CDS encoding DUF1360 domain-containing protein, with amino-acid sequence MLFTSWLLFFIFALAAFRLTRLIVYDKITVFLRRPFIDEIEVTEPDGSVSTFTKVKGKGLRKWIGELLSCYWCTGVWVSAFLLVLYNWIPVVAEPLLALLAIAGAAAIIETITGYFMGE; translated from the coding sequence ATGCTGTTTACAAGTTGGCTTTTATTTTTTATTTTCGCTTTAGCTGCTTTTAGGCTCACTCGTCTAATTGTATATGATAAAATTACAGTTTTTTTGCGAAGACCGTTTATTGACGAAATAGAGGTTACGGAGCCAGATGGAAGTGTATCAACGTTTACAAAAGTAAAAGGGAAAGGATTAAGAAAGTGGATTGGTGAATTATTAAGCTGTTATTGGTGTACAGGTGTATGGGTTAGTGCTTTTCTATTAGTTTTATATAATTGGATTCCCGTCGTTGCAGAGCCATTACTTGCATTATTAGCTATTGCAGGTGCAGCAGCAATTATTGAAACGATTACAGGATATTTTATGGGAGAATAA
- a CDS encoding cytochrome C oxidase subunit III — protein MFAVSNNPRKNSYDLQQWYHIQQQHQAQQQAHQEQLQQQGFVKKKGCNCGKKKNTIKHYEE, from the coding sequence ATGTTTGCTGTGAGCAATAATCCAAGGAAAAATTCATATGACCTGCAGCAATGGTATCATATACAGCAACAACACCAAGCACAACAACAGGCACATCAAGAACAATTACAGCAACAAGGATTTGTGAAGAAAAAGGGATGTAATTGTGGGAAAAAGAAGAACACAATAAAACACTATGAAGAATGA
- the exsF gene encoding exosporium protein ExsF: protein MFSSDCEFTKIDCEAQPASTLPAFGFAFNASAPQFASLFTPLLLPSVSPNPNLTVPVINNTVSVGNGIRIQVAGIYQISYTLTVSLENVPAPPNAARFFLTLDTPDNVIPGSGTAVRANIIGTGEVDVSSGVILINLNPGDLVQIVPVELFGTVDIRAAALTVAQIS from the coding sequence ATGTTCTCTTCTGATTGCGAATTTACTAAAATTGATTGTGAGGCACAACCAGCTAGTACACTACCAGCCTTCGGTTTTGCTTTCAACGCTTCAGCACCTCAGTTCGCTTCATTATTCACACCATTACTATTACCTAGCGTAAGTCCAAACCCAAATCTTACTGTTCCTGTAATAAACAATACAGTAAGTGTCGGAAATGGCATTCGAATTCAAGTAGCTGGTATTTATCAAATCAGTTATACATTAACGGTAAGTCTTGAAAATGTTCCTGCTCCACCAAACGCTGCCCGGTTCTTCTTAACATTGGACACACCAGATAACGTTATTCCAGGATCAGGAACAGCAGTCCGTGCTAACATTATCGGCACTGGGGAAGTAGATGTTTCTAGTGGTGTTATTCTTATTAACTTGAATCCCGGCGACTTAGTTCAAATCGTACCAGTTGAATTATTTGGAACTGTAGACATTCGTGCTGCGGCATTAACAGTTGCACAAATTAGCTAG
- the cotY gene encoding spore coat protein CotY has translation MSCNCNEDHHHHDCDFNCVSNVVRFIHELQECATTTCGSGCEVPFLGAHNSASVANTRPFILYTKAGTPFEAFAPSASLTSCQSPIFRVESIDDDDCAVLRVLTVVLGDGTSVPPGDDPICTFLAVPNARLVSTATCLTVDLSCFCAIQCLRDVSI, from the coding sequence ATGAGCTGCAATTGTAATGAAGATCATCATCACCATGATTGTGATTTCAACTGTGTATCTAATGTCGTTCGTTTTATACATGAACTACAAGAATGTGCAACTACAACATGCGGATCTGGTTGCGAAGTCCCATTTTTAGGAGCGCATAATAGTGCATCCGTAGCGAATACACGTCCTTTTATTTTATACACAAAGGCCGGAACACCATTTGAAGCATTCGCGCCATCTGCAAGCCTTACTAGTTGCCAATCTCCCATTTTCCGTGTCGAGAGTATAGATGATGATGATTGCGCTGTATTGCGTGTATTAACTGTAGTTTTAGGGGATGGTACCTCTGTACCACCTGGTGACGACCCAATCTGTACGTTTTTAGCTGTACCAAATGCAAGACTAGTGTCAACCGCCACTTGTCTTACTGTTGATTTAAGTTGCTTCTGCGCTATTCAATGCTTACGCGATGTTTCTATATAA
- a CDS encoding ATP-dependent helicase: MTQEKFSQKSLTHAGIPQATYHIPKTSTHLIMEEDADAAYFRALEQQGIYLNEKQLEAVQTTEGPVLTLAGAGSGKTSVLTTRVGYLVNVKHVHPRNILLLTFTQKAAEEIRSRVANLPGMNHAASNYVVAGTFHSVFLKLLRSQGYNQQILANEKHKQIMIKKILKELRLKDDYDAETILAMISLEKNKLNRPKDVKAKTPVEQEFKEVYERFEEVKQRYNYIDFDDILLETYYMLENNAPLLTQLQQRFHYIEVDEFQDTSYAQYEIVKLLATPRNNLFIAGDDDQAIYGWRGASHQIILSFPKEFDNTTIIALNTNYRSNPFIVGLGNEVIKLNQERFDKELYSVREEGVQPFYARPATTLDEANQILQLIQEKVDSGERNYKDFCLLYRTHSVSRSLLDQLTIHKIPFIKHGASQSFYEHSLIKPVLDHLRLVLEPFRLESLSNILPTMYIGRDECISFIEREQWKYGEGRFPSLLHFLLLNPSLKPFQVKKVNERIDFIKFIKELEPKKALKEIIHGKGKYLEYLQSNDRSSFTMHKDIQEEMLEELMESATRFTDIPAYLQFIDEAIQGQKEMEALKTMPQKDAVSLMSIHNAKGLEFPCVFLLGASDGILPHTSSLKDANDRVTDTSEALEEERRLLYVAITRAKEELYISSPQFFRGKKLDISRFLYTTRKDLPEKTSIK, translated from the coding sequence ATGACACAAGAAAAATTTTCACAAAAATCGTTAACACATGCTGGCATTCCGCAAGCGACATACCATATTCCGAAAACGTCTACCCATTTAATTATGGAAGAAGATGCAGATGCGGCGTATTTCCGTGCTTTAGAACAGCAAGGTATTTATTTAAATGAAAAACAGTTAGAAGCAGTGCAAACGACAGAAGGACCTGTTCTTACACTAGCTGGCGCTGGAAGTGGTAAAACATCTGTTTTAACAACTCGCGTTGGTTATTTAGTTAATGTAAAACATGTTCATCCGCGAAATATTTTACTGCTTACGTTTACACAAAAAGCAGCTGAAGAAATCCGAAGTCGTGTAGCAAACTTGCCTGGTATGAATCATGCTGCAAGTAACTATGTTGTTGCTGGTACATTCCACTCTGTCTTTTTAAAATTGCTTCGTAGTCAAGGATATAATCAGCAAATTTTAGCAAATGAAAAACATAAACAAATTATGATAAAGAAAATTTTGAAAGAATTACGCTTAAAAGACGATTATGATGCTGAAACAATACTCGCTATGATTTCACTTGAGAAAAACAAATTGAATCGTCCGAAAGATGTAAAAGCGAAAACACCGGTTGAACAAGAATTCAAAGAAGTATACGAACGTTTTGAAGAGGTAAAACAACGATACAATTATATCGATTTTGACGACATCTTATTAGAAACGTATTATATGTTAGAAAATAATGCTCCTTTGCTTACTCAATTGCAACAACGTTTTCACTACATTGAAGTAGATGAGTTCCAAGATACATCGTATGCACAATATGAAATTGTAAAATTGTTAGCCACGCCAAGAAATAATTTATTTATCGCAGGTGATGACGATCAAGCGATTTACGGTTGGCGAGGAGCAAGTCACCAAATTATTTTATCTTTTCCAAAAGAATTTGATAATACAACGATTATTGCGCTTAATACGAATTATCGATCCAATCCATTTATCGTTGGACTTGGAAATGAAGTTATCAAGCTAAATCAAGAACGTTTTGATAAAGAGCTATATTCTGTTCGTGAAGAGGGTGTACAACCATTTTACGCACGACCAGCTACAACTCTTGATGAAGCAAATCAAATTTTGCAGCTCATTCAAGAAAAGGTAGATAGCGGTGAGCGAAACTATAAAGATTTTTGTTTACTGTATCGCACACATTCTGTAAGTCGTTCGTTACTTGATCAGCTTACAATTCATAAAATCCCGTTTATTAAACACGGTGCGAGTCAATCATTTTACGAGCACTCTTTAATTAAGCCTGTATTAGATCATTTACGACTCGTGCTAGAACCGTTTCGCCTAGAATCCCTTTCTAACATATTGCCGACGATGTATATCGGCCGTGATGAATGTATTTCATTTATTGAACGGGAGCAATGGAAATATGGTGAGGGGCGTTTCCCTTCTCTTCTTCATTTCTTATTATTAAATCCGAGCTTGAAACCTTTTCAAGTGAAAAAGGTAAATGAGCGCATCGATTTTATTAAATTTATAAAAGAATTAGAACCGAAAAAGGCATTAAAAGAAATTATTCATGGTAAAGGAAAATATTTAGAGTACTTACAAAGTAACGATCGTTCTTCCTTTACGATGCATAAAGACATACAAGAAGAAATGTTAGAAGAATTAATGGAGTCTGCAACTCGTTTCACCGATATTCCAGCTTACTTACAATTTATTGACGAGGCGATTCAAGGTCAAAAAGAAATGGAAGCATTAAAAACAATGCCGCAAAAAGATGCCGTATCACTTATGTCAATTCATAACGCGAAAGGCCTTGAGTTTCCATGCGTCTTTTTACTTGGTGCAAGCGATGGTATATTGCCGCATACTTCTTCTTTAAAAGATGCAAATGACCGTGTGACGGATACTTCTGAAGCATTAGAAGAAGAAAGACGATTACTCTATGTCGCCATTACACGCGCTAAAGAAGAACTTTATATTTCCTCCCCGCAATTTTTCAGAGGAAAGAAACTAGATATATCTCGTTTTTTATATACTACGCGAAAAGATTTACCTGAAAAGACATCCATTAAATAA
- a CDS encoding GNAT family N-acetyltransferase, translated as MHAQIVQTDAQLSDAFSVRKQVFVEEQRVSSEEEYDEFEDTSAHVVAYDNDIPVGAGRFRIVDGIGKMERICVLASHRKKGIGKIIMDALEAYAKEESLPKLKLHAQTHAEVFYKKLGYVTASDVFMEANIPHVVMIKEL; from the coding sequence TTGCACGCACAAATCGTACAAACAGACGCGCAGCTAAGTGATGCATTCTCCGTACGTAAACAAGTTTTTGTTGAAGAACAACGTGTTTCTTCTGAAGAAGAGTACGATGAATTCGAAGATACATCGGCGCACGTTGTTGCATATGACAATGACATTCCAGTCGGTGCAGGTCGCTTTCGCATCGTTGATGGAATAGGGAAAATGGAACGCATTTGTGTACTAGCTTCCCATCGTAAAAAAGGAATTGGCAAAATCATTATGGATGCACTTGAAGCTTACGCAAAGGAAGAGTCTTTACCGAAATTGAAACTTCATGCCCAAACACATGCTGAAGTTTTCTATAAAAAGCTAGGATACGTAACGGCTTCTGATGTGTTTATGGAAGCAAATATCCCGCACGTCGTAATGATAAAAGAATTGTAA
- a CDS encoding YjcG family protein: MKLGIVIFPSKMIQDKANGLRKRYDPHYALVPPHITLKTPFETQDDQLESIVNELHTIANKTNPFTLHVGKVGSFAPVNNVLYFKVEKTPELTFLNEEMHNGFFTQEREYSFVPHLTIGQDLSDAEHADVLGRLRMKDFYYEQPIDRFHLLYQLENGTWTVHETFHLGKGNN; the protein is encoded by the coding sequence ATGAAATTAGGCATTGTAATTTTTCCATCAAAAATGATTCAAGATAAAGCGAACGGATTGCGTAAACGTTATGATCCGCACTACGCATTAGTTCCGCCACATATTACATTGAAAACACCCTTTGAGACGCAAGATGATCAACTAGAATCGATTGTAAACGAGTTACATACAATCGCAAATAAAACGAACCCTTTCACCCTTCATGTTGGAAAAGTCGGTTCATTCGCACCTGTTAATAATGTCCTTTATTTTAAAGTAGAAAAAACACCTGAACTAACTTTCTTAAATGAAGAAATGCATAATGGTTTCTTTACACAAGAGCGTGAATACTCTTTCGTACCTCATTTAACAATCGGTCAAGACTTATCAGATGCAGAGCATGCTGATGTATTAGGTCGATTACGTATGAAAGATTTCTATTATGAACAACCAATTGATCGTTTCCACCTTCTATATCAATTAGAAAACGGAACTTGGACTGTACATGAAACATTCCACCTTGGAAAGGGGAACAACTAA
- a CDS encoding alpha/beta hydrolase: MNQTIGRIEEISFFSTSLQEELTLLVYLPVNYTPLHKHTVVIAQDGRDYFQLGKAHRVIERLRETEEIDRTIIVGIPYKNVHDRKEKYFPNDVKNAAYIRFLAHELAPYIDENYPTYQMGKGRVLIGDSLGGTVSFMTALMYPHTFGKVVMQSPFVDETVMNLAKDFKDPQALELYHIIGTEETAVKRTDGQVSDFVEPNRELNTLLTDRNFITHYEEFEGNHTWKYWQADLPKAFSHILSMK, translated from the coding sequence ATGAATCAAACAATAGGGCGAATTGAAGAAATTTCATTTTTTAGTACATCACTTCAAGAGGAACTTACACTTCTTGTTTATTTACCAGTAAATTACACACCTCTCCATAAGCATACGGTTGTTATTGCACAAGATGGTAGAGATTATTTTCAGCTTGGTAAAGCACACCGTGTAATTGAGCGTCTTCGTGAAACTGAAGAAATCGACCGCACAATTATTGTCGGTATTCCATATAAAAATGTACACGATCGTAAGGAAAAATATTTCCCGAATGATGTAAAAAATGCTGCTTACATTCGTTTCCTTGCTCACGAGCTTGCTCCATATATTGATGAAAATTATCCAACGTATCAAATGGGTAAAGGTCGCGTTTTAATTGGAGATTCTCTTGGTGGTACAGTATCTTTCATGACTGCGCTTATGTATCCGCATACATTCGGTAAAGTCGTTATGCAATCACCATTTGTTGATGAAACAGTCATGAACTTAGCAAAAGACTTCAAAGATCCACAGGCGTTAGAACTTTATCACATCATTGGGACAGAAGAAACAGCTGTAAAGCGCACAGACGGACAAGTATCTGATTTCGTAGAACCAAATCGCGAGTTAAATACACTTCTTACAGATAGAAATTTCATCACCCATTATGAAGAGTTTGAAGGGAATCACACTTGGAAGTATTGGCAAGCAGACTTGCCGAAAGCATTTTCTCATATTCTATCAATGAAATAA